A genomic region of Sulfobacillus acidophilus DSM 10332 contains the following coding sequences:
- a CDS encoding peptidase M16 domain protein (PFAM: Peptidase M16 inactive domain~COGs: COG0612 Zn-dependent peptidase~InterPro IPR007863~KEGG: bpu:BPUM_1588 M16 family metallopeptidase~PFAM: Peptidase M16, C-terminal~SPTR: Peptidase M16 domain protein), with amino-acid sequence MAWDHANDGFYGEWDGRLGCFVYPTKRFKTVTFYAFWIRNLEPDGRALGALLPHVLKRGTESHPTRLLMEQTLENLYGASFRAEVGKLGDKQLMTFQLSVIHGQYLPGQPDTVQQGLDFLADVLDHPHLVSGRFLESWVNQEKVLVTRQIAALINDKGQYALTRLIEEMAQGRPFGLRKWGTQKDVEAVDAEALTTFYHHMHQMAPLVVLAVGDVDPVKVDQYVRERFGVRQRVPVGTIEPYYPLHQGREVIDREEVRQGKLQLGYATRRTAGHPEYPALMMYSGILGGFSHSKLFLNVREKASLAYYAYSRIDPALALMVVGAGIEFTHYQAARDIIEAQLEAMRQGDFTEEEMAFTVKAFENEILSEEDSPGQLMARRLEHLLIGGGLSGIPLIDALKRVTRDDIVRVAQDITLDTVYFLTAKEAIGHGAQE; translated from the coding sequence GTGGCCTGGGATCATGCGAACGACGGGTTTTACGGGGAATGGGACGGCCGTTTGGGGTGTTTCGTCTATCCGACCAAACGGTTTAAGACCGTGACCTTTTATGCCTTTTGGATTCGGAATTTGGAGCCCGACGGGCGGGCATTGGGGGCCTTGTTGCCGCATGTTTTAAAACGGGGGACCGAATCTCACCCGACCCGGCTCCTCATGGAACAAACGTTAGAAAACCTTTATGGCGCGTCATTTCGGGCCGAAGTCGGGAAATTGGGCGACAAACAGCTCATGACGTTTCAATTGTCGGTGATTCACGGCCAGTATCTGCCGGGACAACCGGATACCGTGCAACAAGGGCTCGATTTCCTCGCCGACGTGTTAGACCACCCGCATCTGGTCTCCGGCCGGTTTTTGGAGAGCTGGGTCAATCAGGAAAAGGTGTTGGTCACCCGCCAAATCGCCGCCTTAATTAATGATAAAGGGCAATATGCCCTGACCCGGTTGATTGAAGAAATGGCGCAAGGACGGCCTTTTGGGCTACGAAAATGGGGAACCCAAAAAGACGTCGAAGCGGTTGATGCGGAAGCCTTGACAACTTTTTATCACCATATGCATCAAATGGCGCCCTTGGTGGTGTTGGCCGTCGGGGATGTCGATCCGGTCAAAGTGGATCAATATGTCCGGGAACGGTTTGGCGTTCGCCAACGGGTGCCGGTCGGGACGATTGAACCCTATTATCCCTTGCATCAGGGGCGCGAGGTAATCGATCGGGAGGAGGTCCGGCAAGGGAAGCTGCAATTAGGCTATGCGACCCGGAGGACAGCCGGCCATCCCGAATATCCCGCGCTTATGATGTACTCCGGTATCTTGGGCGGCTTCTCGCATTCCAAGCTTTTTCTCAACGTACGGGAAAAAGCCAGTTTGGCTTATTATGCCTACTCCCGGATTGATCCGGCGTTGGCTTTGATGGTCGTCGGTGCCGGCATCGAGTTTACCCATTACCAAGCGGCGCGGGACATTATCGAAGCGCAGCTGGAGGCGATGCGGCAAGGCGACTTTACGGAAGAAGAAATGGCCTTTACCGTCAAGGCATTTGAGAATGAGATCCTGTCCGAAGAAGACAGCCCCGGACAACTCATGGCCCGACGGTTGGAACATTTGTTGATTGGCGGCGGGCTGTCCGGTATTCCGTTGATTGACGCGCTGAAACGGGTTACACGGGACGATATCGTGCGGGTGGCGCAGGACATCACATTAGACACCGTCTACTTTTTGACGGCGAAGGAGGCGATCGGCCATGGCGCTCAAGAGTAG
- a CDS encoding peptidase M16 domain protein (PFAM: Peptidase M16 inactive domain; Insulinase (Peptidase family M16)~COGs: COG0612 Zn-dependent peptidase~InterPro IPR011765:IPR007863~KEGG: toc:Toce_0942 peptidase M16 domain protein~PFAM: Peptidase M16, C-terminal; Peptidase M16, N-terminal~SPTR: Peptidase M16 domain protein) → MALKSREWPEIGEKLVTETLPSGLTVAVMPKPGLKKTYATYATHYGSIDNRFRRPDTGAVVEVPDGIAHFLEHKMYEKPEGQDVFERFAELGAYTNAYTDYTSTTFLFSATAHLEACLDTLLRLVEEPYFTPENVEKEKGIIEQEIRMYWDMPGDRLHSQLMHALYQKNPVRLDIAGDVESIRRITPDDLYTCYHTFYHPSNMVIFVAGDVDPAEVIDFIGRKEAARHLSPTGPIERLYPDEPDAVKTAYVEREMPVATPLFLMGLKDLHTGLRGEALLRHDMTLSLLWSLLLGHGSPAFHELYEAGLINDRFSAHYSGSTTFGVSSFGGETPDPNVLADRLRKILVDAPLTPEALERVKRRELGEFIALFDNLEDLAYTFNALYFREIELGMIPRVLDQISLADLEKARRDHVQEALSAISVIRPGQG, encoded by the coding sequence ATGGCGCTCAAGAGTAGGGAATGGCCCGAAATCGGGGAGAAGCTGGTCACGGAAACTTTGCCGTCGGGACTTACGGTAGCGGTCATGCCCAAACCGGGGCTCAAGAAAACCTATGCGACCTATGCGACGCATTATGGGTCGATCGATAACCGGTTTCGCCGACCGGATACGGGGGCTGTCGTGGAGGTGCCCGACGGGATTGCCCATTTTTTGGAGCACAAAATGTACGAAAAACCCGAAGGGCAGGATGTTTTTGAGCGGTTTGCCGAGTTAGGCGCCTACACGAATGCGTATACCGACTATACCTCGACCACCTTTTTGTTTTCGGCCACCGCACACCTCGAAGCGTGTCTGGACACGTTATTGCGATTGGTGGAAGAGCCCTATTTCACACCGGAGAACGTCGAAAAGGAAAAGGGCATTATTGAACAGGAAATCCGAATGTATTGGGATATGCCGGGCGATCGGCTGCACTCGCAACTCATGCACGCGCTCTATCAGAAAAACCCGGTACGACTGGATATTGCCGGGGATGTGGAGTCAATCCGCCGCATCACGCCCGACGATTTATATACCTGTTATCACACGTTTTATCATCCGAGCAACATGGTCATTTTTGTCGCCGGAGACGTCGACCCGGCGGAGGTCATCGACTTCATCGGCCGGAAGGAGGCGGCCCGGCATTTGAGTCCGACGGGACCGATTGAGCGGCTCTATCCGGACGAGCCGGATGCGGTGAAGACCGCTTATGTGGAACGGGAAATGCCGGTGGCTACCCCGCTTTTCCTGATGGGATTGAAGGATTTGCACACCGGGCTTCGGGGCGAGGCTTTACTTCGGCACGATATGACGTTGAGTTTACTGTGGTCGCTGTTGTTGGGTCACGGGTCCCCGGCGTTTCATGAGCTCTATGAAGCGGGGCTCATAAACGACCGATTTTCCGCCCATTATTCCGGGTCGACGACCTTTGGAGTCAGCTCATTCGGCGGGGAAACCCCGGATCCCAACGTCTTGGCCGACCGATTACGCAAGATTTTGGTGGACGCCCCCTTGACTCCGGAGGCGCTTGAACGCGTCAAACGGCGGGAGCTCGGCGAATTTATTGCCCTTTTCGACAATTTGGAGGATCTGGCGTACACGTTTAACGCGTTGTACTTCCGGGAGATAGAGCTCGGCATGATTCCGCGCGTGCTTGATCAGATTTCGCTCGCCGACTTGGAAAAGGCTCGGCGGGATCACGTCCAAGAGGCGCTATCGGCCATCTCGGTCATCCGGCCGGGGCAGGGCTAA
- a CDS encoding HAD-superfamily hydrolase, subfamily IIB (PFAM: haloacid dehalogenase-like hydrolase~TIGRFAM: Cof subfamily of IIB subfamily of haloacid dehalogenase superfamily; HAD-superfamily hydrolase, subfamily IIB~COGs: COG0561 hydrolase of the HAD superfamily~InterPro IPR013200:IPR006379~KEGG: tmr:Tmar_0182 Cof-like hydrolase~PFAM: HAD superfamily hydrolase-like, type 3~SPTR: Cof-like hydrolase;~TIGRFAM: HAD-superfamily hydrolase, subfamily IIB), with product MIRLVSCDLDGTLLDSRAHIRPRSGDVLRALGAQGIIVALATGRSWRTAYRVQKRLGLSGPIIAHNGAYGFFSDTGREWHRRGIPLSRAQEFVRWADRQRVMIRCYLGFRQPVVYNRFDLAHQLVWMKPEDRLVPHLAEQLAVEPLEIFVSGLREVDALVHDFGLSGSDYELTIFPHPGYREVNICAPGVDKKEGLESLCQLLQISPNDVLALGDGLNDVEMLRWAGVSVAIGDGARAAHQVADYITPPGHPDPVHDGIFWAWAKGFLPTLDVAQAFLGQASS from the coding sequence TTGATACGTTTAGTAAGTTGTGATTTGGACGGCACCCTCTTAGACAGTCGGGCGCACATTCGACCACGGTCAGGTGACGTCCTGCGCGCCTTGGGTGCCCAAGGCATCATCGTGGCCCTCGCAACGGGACGCAGCTGGCGAACGGCTTATCGGGTCCAAAAACGTCTCGGCCTCTCCGGCCCCATTATTGCCCACAACGGAGCCTATGGCTTTTTTAGCGATACCGGCCGCGAATGGCATCGGCGGGGCATTCCGCTGTCGCGGGCCCAAGAATTTGTTCGCTGGGCGGACCGTCAGCGTGTCATGATCCGCTGCTATCTAGGGTTTCGGCAACCCGTCGTCTATAACCGGTTTGATTTGGCGCACCAACTTGTCTGGATGAAGCCGGAAGACCGCCTGGTACCTCATTTAGCGGAGCAGTTAGCCGTCGAACCCTTGGAAATTTTTGTATCCGGGCTCCGGGAAGTCGACGCCTTAGTGCACGACTTCGGCTTATCCGGTTCGGATTATGAGTTAACCATATTTCCGCACCCGGGATATCGAGAAGTGAATATCTGCGCACCGGGGGTAGATAAAAAAGAGGGATTGGAATCCCTCTGTCAATTGCTCCAAATCTCTCCCAACGACGTGTTAGCCCTTGGCGACGGGCTCAATGACGTCGAAATGCTCCGCTGGGCCGGCGTGTCCGTCGCCATCGGCGATGGTGCCCGGGCAGCCCATCAAGTCGCCGACTATATTACCCCGCCTGGTCACCCCGATCCGGTTCACGACGGCATTTTTTGGGCCTGGGCGAAGGGATTCTTGCCGACACTGGACGTAGCCCAAGCCTTTCTTGGCCAGGCCTCCTCGTAA